The Rhizobium sp. BT03 genome has a window encoding:
- a CDS encoding flagellar basal body-associated FliL family protein produces MAESDASAGQPKKKSATLMTIIGIAVLTLLGAGGGWAVGTIVAPNIKGAKEAEQAKDAEAKKKAEEGLAHISTEANNVVQLEPITSNLAYPSENWVRLEVALLFNGPPDVKVSEDIHQDILAYIRTVSLQQIEGPRGFQYLKDDIQERVDLRSQGRVSKVMFRTFVIE; encoded by the coding sequence ATGGCAGAGTCAGACGCAAGCGCAGGTCAACCGAAGAAGAAATCCGCCACGCTGATGACGATCATCGGCATCGCCGTCCTGACGCTGCTCGGCGCCGGCGGCGGCTGGGCGGTCGGTACGATCGTCGCGCCCAACATCAAGGGCGCCAAGGAGGCCGAGCAGGCCAAGGACGCCGAGGCCAAGAAAAAGGCCGAGGAGGGCCTGGCCCATATCTCGACCGAGGCCAACAACGTCGTCCAGCTCGAGCCGATCACCTCGAACCTCGCTTACCCCTCGGAAAACTGGGTCCGACTCGAGGTCGCGCTGCTGTTCAACGGGCCGCCGGATGTCAAGGTTTCCGAGGATATTCACCAGGATATCCTCGCTTATATCAGGACCGTTTCCCTTCAGCAGATCGAGGGGCCGCGGGGCTTTCAATATCTCAAGGATGACATACAGGAACGTGTTGACCTTCGCTCGCAAGGGCGGGTATCGAAGGTCATGTTCAGGACATTTGTCATCGAATGA
- the flgH gene encoding flagellar basal body L-ring protein FlgH: protein MNMRFPAAIAALALLAGCQSPTAVSEIGRAPAMSPIGSGLAYGQTPQMALYPKQPRAVAQGYSLWSDSQAALFKDARALNVGDILTVDIQINDKASFDNETNRSRTNSSGMNWDVNAQIFGWTPESKTDLTYGSDTSTDGKGKIERTDKITLLVAAVVTGILENGNLVISGSQEVRLNQELRILNVAGIVRPQDVNADNQISYDKIAEARISYGGRGRLMEVQQPPRGQQAVDLFSPL, encoded by the coding sequence ATGAATATGCGTTTCCCGGCCGCGATCGCCGCCCTCGCACTCCTTGCAGGCTGCCAGTCTCCGACGGCAGTCAGCGAGATCGGCCGCGCGCCCGCCATGAGCCCGATCGGCAGCGGCCTGGCCTATGGCCAGACGCCGCAGATGGCGCTTTATCCGAAGCAGCCGCGCGCGGTGGCGCAGGGGTATTCGCTGTGGAGCGATTCGCAGGCGGCCCTCTTCAAGGACGCGCGCGCGCTCAACGTCGGCGACATCCTGACCGTCGACATCCAGATCAACGACAAGGCCTCCTTCGACAACGAGACCAACCGCAGCCGCACGAATTCGAGCGGCATGAACTGGGACGTCAACGCCCAGATCTTCGGCTGGACGCCGGAGTCCAAGACCGACCTGACCTACGGCTCCGACACCAGCACCGACGGCAAGGGCAAGATCGAGCGCACCGACAAGATCACCCTTCTGGTCGCCGCCGTCGTCACCGGCATTCTCGAAAACGGCAACCTCGTGATATCGGGCTCGCAGGAAGTTCGACTGAACCAGGAACTGCGTATCCTGAACGTCGCCGGTATCGTTCGTCCGCAGGACGTCAATGCCGACAACCAGATCTCTTACGACAAGATCGCCGAAGCCCGCATCTCCTACGGTGGCCGCGGCCGCCTGATGGAAGTGCAGCAGCCTCCGCGCGGCCAACAGGCCGTCGATCTTTTCTCGCCGCTTTGA
- a CDS encoding MotE family protein, which translates to MIKIIKDMTVLQLLRRLALPAAGLVLLSIPGAFAQEHAPAGDITSEDEVKQFCTNIADPARDQRYLLQKQELEKLRADIDARVAEMDKRKAEYQDWLKRRDDFLKQAEAGLTEIYKKMKPDAAALQLQDMNIEVASAVIMRLGPRQSSLILNEMDAKKAAAIASVIASASDPNTSKDPS; encoded by the coding sequence ATGATAAAGATCATCAAAGACATGACGGTCCTGCAATTGCTGCGCCGGCTGGCGCTGCCGGCAGCAGGCCTGGTCCTTCTGTCGATCCCGGGCGCCTTTGCGCAGGAGCATGCGCCGGCGGGCGACATTACCTCTGAGGACGAGGTCAAGCAGTTCTGCACCAACATCGCCGACCCCGCCCGCGACCAGCGCTACCTGCTGCAGAAGCAGGAACTGGAAAAGCTTCGCGCCGACATCGACGCCCGCGTGGCGGAGATGGACAAGCGTAAGGCCGAATACCAGGACTGGCTAAAGCGGCGCGACGATTTCCTGAAGCAGGCCGAAGCCGGCCTCACCGAGATCTACAAGAAGATGAAGCCGGATGCCGCGGCACTCCAGTTGCAGGATATGAACATCGAGGTGGCCTCCGCCGTGATCATGCGGCTCGGACCGCGTCAGTCGAGCCTCATCCTCAACGAAATGGACGCGAAGAAGGCCGCGGCCATCGCCAGCGTCATCGCCAGTGCGTCCGATCCCAATACGTCGAAGGATCCTTCATGA
- a CDS encoding flagellar basal body P-ring protein FlgI, producing MKLFFRFLTLVAVLAMSLADVAPAWALTSRIKDIASLQAGRDNQLIGYGLIVGLQGTGDGFRASPFTEQSMRAMLQNLGISTQGGQSNAKNTAAVMVTANLPPFASPGSRIDVTVSSLGDATSLRGGTLVMTSLSGADGQIYAVAQGAAIVTGFQAQGQAATVTEGVTTAGRVPGGAIIERELPSRFKDSVNLVLQLRNPDFSTAIRIADIVNGYASARFGGPVAEAKDSQEVVIQKPRQADLTRLMADIENLIVETDTPAKVVINERTGTIVIGSDVRVSPVAVSYGTLTVQVTETPQIIQPEPFSRGRTAVQPQTDIAAEQTGGRVAIIDGPDLRTLVAGLNNIGVKPDGIIAILQGIKSAGALQAELVLQ from the coding sequence ATGAAATTGTTCTTCCGGTTCTTGACCCTTGTCGCGGTTCTCGCCATGAGCCTGGCCGACGTCGCGCCCGCCTGGGCGCTGACCTCCCGCATCAAGGATATCGCCTCCCTTCAGGCCGGCCGCGACAACCAGTTGATCGGTTATGGCCTGATCGTCGGCCTGCAGGGAACCGGCGACGGCTTCCGCGCCTCGCCTTTCACCGAGCAGTCGATGCGGGCGATGCTGCAGAATCTCGGCATCTCGACGCAGGGCGGTCAGTCCAACGCCAAGAACACGGCGGCCGTCATGGTCACCGCCAACCTGCCGCCCTTCGCAAGCCCCGGCAGCCGCATCGACGTGACGGTGAGCTCGCTCGGCGACGCGACGTCGCTGCGCGGCGGCACGCTCGTCATGACCTCGCTTTCCGGCGCCGACGGCCAGATCTACGCCGTCGCGCAAGGCGCGGCCATCGTCACCGGCTTCCAGGCCCAGGGCCAGGCTGCGACCGTGACCGAAGGTGTGACCACCGCCGGCCGCGTGCCCGGCGGCGCCATCATCGAACGGGAACTGCCGTCCCGCTTCAAGGACTCGGTCAATCTCGTCCTGCAGCTGCGCAACCCTGACTTCTCGACGGCGATCCGCATCGCCGACATCGTCAACGGTTATGCCTCGGCCCGTTTCGGCGGCCCGGTCGCCGAAGCCAAGGATTCGCAGGAAGTGGTGATCCAGAAGCCGCGCCAGGCCGATCTCACCCGGCTGATGGCCGACATCGAAAATCTCATCGTCGAAACCGATACGCCGGCCAAGGTCGTCATCAACGAGCGCACCGGAACGATCGTCATCGGCTCGGATGTCCGCGTCTCGCCAGTCGCCGTCAGCTACGGCACCCTGACGGTGCAGGTCACCGAGACGCCGCAGATCATCCAGCCCGAACCCTTCTCGCGCGGCCGGACCGCGGTCCAGCCGCAGACCGACATCGCGGCCGAGCAGACCGGCGGGCGCGTCGCGATCATCGACGGTCCCGACCTCAGGACCCTCGTCGCCGGCCTCAACAATATCGGCGTGAAACCGGATGGCATCATCGCCATTCTCCAGGGCATCAAGTCGGCGGGCGCCCTGCAGGCGGAGCTTGTGCTGCAATGA
- the flgA gene encoding flagellar basal body P-ring formation chaperone FlgA — protein sequence MMFCRAGHIPGWVAAATIAVAGIFSPADVDAGMGYAVVPTTIIYPGDTLSASQLQEVEVTNPNLAGDFAKSISQVEGLVSKRTLLPGRTISVSGLREPYTVTRGSSIRLVFSLGAMTISAAGSPLEDGATGQLIRARNMDSGVIVSGTVLADGTVHVRAK from the coding sequence ATGATGTTTTGCCGGGCAGGACACATCCCAGGATGGGTGGCGGCAGCCACGATCGCAGTCGCGGGCATTTTCTCGCCCGCGGACGTGGACGCCGGCATGGGTTATGCCGTCGTCCCGACGACGATCATCTACCCCGGCGACACATTGTCGGCCAGCCAGCTTCAGGAGGTCGAGGTCACCAACCCCAACCTCGCCGGCGATTTCGCCAAATCCATTTCCCAGGTCGAAGGCCTGGTCTCCAAGCGCACCTTGCTGCCGGGCCGCACGATTTCGGTTTCAGGTCTGCGTGAGCCCTATACGGTAACACGCGGATCTTCGATCCGCCTCGTCTTCTCGCTCGGTGCGATGACCATATCAGCCGCCGGCTCGCCGCTCGAAGACGGTGCCACCGGCCAGCTGATCCGCGCGCGCAATATGGATTCCGGCGTCATCGTCAGCGGCACGGTGCTTGCGGACGGCACGGTCCATGTGAGGGCAAAATGA
- the flgG gene encoding flagellar basal-body rod protein FlgG — translation MRALAIAATGMDAQQTNLEVIANNIANINTTGFKRARAEFSDLLYQTERAKGVANRANQAVVPEGANIGLGVQTSAVRNLHLQGELTQTGNDLDVALIGKGFFQIQSTDGTTLYSRAGAFNKNDQGQLVTIDGYEVMPGITIPTGSTELTISRSGQVSAKLPGATDATVLGQLTLADFVNEAGLQPIGDNLFQETAASGEAVVGNPDEEGFAYMKQGYLEASNVDPVKEITELISAQRAYEMNSKVITTADEMASIVSKNLK, via the coding sequence ATGAGAGCGCTCGCCATTGCAGCAACGGGCATGGATGCCCAGCAGACCAATCTGGAAGTCATCGCGAACAACATCGCCAACATCAATACGACGGGTTTCAAGCGCGCGCGCGCCGAATTCTCCGATCTTCTCTATCAGACCGAACGCGCCAAGGGTGTCGCCAACCGCGCCAACCAGGCCGTCGTTCCCGAAGGTGCCAATATCGGCCTCGGCGTCCAGACGTCGGCGGTCCGCAACCTGCATCTGCAGGGCGAACTGACCCAGACGGGCAACGATCTCGACGTGGCGCTGATCGGCAAGGGCTTTTTCCAGATCCAGTCGACCGACGGGACGACGCTCTACAGCCGTGCCGGCGCCTTCAACAAAAACGACCAGGGCCAGCTCGTCACCATCGACGGCTACGAGGTCATGCCCGGCATCACCATTCCGACGGGCTCGACCGAGCTGACGATCAGCCGCTCCGGCCAGGTTTCGGCCAAATTGCCGGGTGCGACGGACGCGACCGTGCTCGGCCAGCTGACCCTTGCCGACTTCGTCAACGAGGCCGGCCTCCAGCCGATCGGCGACAATCTCTTCCAGGAAACGGCTGCCTCCGGCGAAGCCGTCGTCGGCAATCCTGACGAGGAAGGTTTCGCCTATATGAAGCAGGGTTATCTGGAAGCCTCGAACGTCGACCCGGTGAAGGAAATCACCGAGCTGATCTCGGCCCAGCGCGCTTACGAAATGAATTCCAAGGTGATCACCACCGCTGATGAAATGGCCTCCATCGTCAGCAAGAACCTGAAGTAA
- a CDS encoding flagellar hook-basal body complex protein FliE, which produces MINSVQNVSNLSMTRALGAVDTENSASSSAATMPGTAGAANGVSFASVMGNMANDAVTSLKGAESMSFAGIKGTATTREVVDSMLQAEQTLQTAIAIRDKVVSAFLEVTKMQM; this is translated from the coding sequence ATGATCAACAGCGTCCAGAATGTCAGCAATCTTTCGATGACCCGCGCGCTCGGCGCCGTCGACACCGAAAATTCCGCCTCGTCGTCCGCGGCCACCATGCCGGGTACTGCAGGTGCGGCCAACGGCGTGAGCTTCGCCTCCGTCATGGGCAATATGGCAAACGACGCGGTCACCAGCCTGAAGGGTGCGGAAAGCATGTCCTTTGCCGGGATCAAGGGCACGGCGACGACGCGTGAAGTCGTCGATTCCATGCTCCAGGCCGAGCAGACGCTGCAGACGGCGATCGCCATCCGCGACAAGGTCGTTTCGGCCTTTCTCGAAGTCACCAAGATGCAGATGTAA
- the flgC gene encoding flagellar basal body rod protein FlgC has translation MDPLSAAMKIAGSGLEAQSTRLRIVSENIANARSTGDTPGADPYRRKTITFGQQMDRVSGVETVDVKKVGVDDGDFSTEFDPSNPAADQKGVVKLPNVNILVEMADMREANRSYDANLQTIKQTRDLISSTIDLLKSQ, from the coding sequence ATGGATCCGCTTTCTGCAGCAATGAAAATCGCCGGTTCCGGGCTCGAGGCGCAGTCGACGCGCCTGCGCATCGTTTCGGAAAACATCGCCAACGCCCGCTCGACCGGCGACACACCTGGTGCCGACCCCTATCGCCGCAAGACGATCACTTTCGGCCAGCAGATGGATCGCGTCAGCGGCGTCGAGACCGTCGACGTCAAGAAGGTCGGCGTCGACGACGGTGACTTCAGCACCGAATTCGACCCCAGCAATCCGGCTGCGGATCAGAAGGGCGTCGTCAAGCTGCCGAACGTCAACATTCTGGTCGAGATGGCCGACATGCGCGAAGCCAACCGCTCCTATGACGCCAATCTGCAGACCATCAAGCAGACCCGCGATCTCATCTCCTCCACGATCGATCTCCTGAAGAGCCAATAA
- the flgB gene encoding flagellar basal body rod protein FlgB, which produces MQPIQLFDLASRQAEWLTIRQQVVAGNIANANTPKFRAKDVTPFDAVLDKSDITMTRTNPAHLSGNDFSASGDIDVKDAALDQEIGVQESGNTVGLAEELSKSGDIKRQYDLNTSLVSSFNRMMLMTVRK; this is translated from the coding sequence ATGCAACCGATCCAACTTTTCGACTTGGCTTCGCGACAGGCGGAATGGCTGACGATCCGTCAGCAGGTCGTTGCCGGCAACATCGCGAATGCCAATACCCCGAAGTTCCGCGCCAAGGACGTCACGCCCTTCGACGCGGTGCTCGACAAATCCGACATCACCATGACGCGCACCAATCCGGCCCATCTAAGCGGCAATGATTTCAGCGCCAGCGGCGATATCGACGTCAAGGATGCCGCACTCGACCAGGAAATCGGCGTCCAGGAATCCGGCAACACGGTCGGCCTGGCCGAGGAGCTCTCCAAGTCCGGCGATATCAAGCGCCAGTACGATCTGAACACCTCGCTGGTCAGTTCCTTCAACCGCATGATGCTGATGACCGTCAGGAAGTAA
- the fliI gene encoding flagellar protein export ATPase FliI, with amino-acid sequence MSATLLSEDGLSPKLAHLAGLVERYASPEFSVAHGGRVQTIAAGHYTVRGLSRHVRLGEFVAHKSATGIHLGEVVRVEPDLIYVCPIEPGEPIGIHDTVIRKGAFRISPSDSWCGRTVNSLCEPIDGLGPLAEGLDRRSISNTAPPSMTRKRVEAGFKTGVRAIDIFSPLCLGQRLGIFAGSGVGKSTLLSMLARADAFDKVVIALVGERGREVREFIEDTLGSNMKKAIAVVATSDESPMLRKMAPLTAVTIAEHFRDKGENVLFIVDSVTRFAHAIREVATASGEPPIARGYPASVFTELPRLLERAGPGPEGAGTITAIISILVDGDNHNDPIADSTRGILDGHIVLQRSLAEEGRYPPIDPLASISRLARKAWTPDQEKLVSRLKVLIHRFEETRDLRLIGGYRQGADPDLDMAVKQVPIIYDVLKQSPGDRDSPDAFADLAGALKAAAGIGNQGGAIQRR; translated from the coding sequence ATGAGCGCTACGCTACTGTCCGAGGACGGCCTTTCCCCGAAGCTGGCGCATCTGGCGGGCCTCGTCGAGCGATACGCATCGCCGGAGTTCTCGGTTGCCCATGGCGGCCGGGTGCAGACCATCGCCGCCGGCCACTATACGGTTCGCGGTCTCTCCCGCCATGTTCGCCTCGGCGAGTTCGTCGCCCATAAATCGGCGACCGGCATCCATCTCGGCGAGGTCGTTCGCGTCGAGCCTGATCTGATCTATGTCTGCCCGATCGAGCCGGGCGAGCCGATCGGCATCCACGATACGGTCATCCGCAAGGGCGCCTTCCGCATCTCGCCGTCGGACAGCTGGTGCGGGCGCACCGTCAATTCGCTCTGCGAGCCGATCGACGGGCTGGGGCCGCTCGCCGAGGGCCTCGACCGCCGCTCGATCTCCAATACCGCCCCGCCCTCGATGACCCGCAAGCGGGTCGAGGCCGGTTTCAAGACCGGCGTGCGCGCCATCGACATCTTCTCGCCGCTCTGCCTCGGGCAGCGTCTCGGCATCTTCGCCGGCTCCGGCGTCGGCAAGTCGACGCTTCTGTCCATGCTCGCCCGCGCCGATGCCTTCGACAAGGTCGTCATTGCGCTGGTCGGCGAACGCGGCCGCGAGGTGCGCGAATTCATCGAGGATACGCTCGGCAGCAATATGAAGAAGGCGATCGCCGTCGTCGCGACCAGCGACGAGAGCCCGATGCTGCGCAAGATGGCGCCGCTGACGGCGGTCACCATCGCCGAGCATTTTCGCGACAAGGGCGAGAACGTCCTCTTCATCGTCGACAGCGTCACGCGTTTCGCCCATGCGATCCGCGAGGTGGCAACGGCCTCCGGCGAGCCGCCGATCGCCCGCGGTTACCCGGCTTCCGTCTTCACCGAGTTGCCGCGCCTGTTGGAGCGCGCCGGTCCCGGCCCCGAAGGCGCCGGCACCATCACGGCGATCATCTCGATCCTCGTCGACGGCGACAACCACAACGACCCGATCGCCGATTCGACGCGCGGCATCCTCGACGGCCATATCGTCCTGCAGCGCAGCCTCGCCGAAGAAGGGCGCTATCCGCCGATTGATCCGCTCGCCTCGATCTCGCGTCTTGCCCGCAAGGCCTGGACGCCGGATCAGGAAAAGCTGGTGTCGCGGCTGAAGGTGCTGATCCACCGTTTCGAGGAAACGCGCGACCTGCGCCTGATCGGCGGTTACCGCCAGGGCGCCGATCCCGATCTCGATATGGCGGTCAAGCAGGTGCCGATCATTTACGACGTCCTGAAACAGTCGCCGGGCGATCGCGACTCGCCCGATGCCTTTGCCGATCTCGCCGGCGCCCTCAAGGCTGCCGCCGGCATCGGCAATCAGGGCGGAGCCATCCAGAGGAGATAG
- the flgF gene encoding flagellar basal-body rod protein FlgF, producing MQSGLYVSLSSQMALEKRLTTIADNMANVNTTGFRATEVKFDEMVAATKNKLNTKVAFVSQGNDYLNESNGELQHTGNMLDFAIKGDAWFSLDTPAGRVLTRDGRFTLKDTGELVSIRGYPVLDAGGAPIQLNSKGGEPAVGTDGIIYQGDRQVGSLGLFEADISKGYLRYENSGIMTTDQPRAVVDRFNVGVEQGYLENSNVNAMREITQLIEVNRAFESVSSLMRDSEDSFKEAVQTLGGSR from the coding sequence ATGCAATCCGGTCTTTATGTTTCTCTGTCGTCGCAGATGGCCCTCGAAAAGCGCCTGACCACCATTGCGGACAACATGGCGAACGTGAACACGACCGGTTTTCGCGCCACCGAGGTGAAGTTCGACGAGATGGTGGCGGCGACCAAGAACAAGCTGAACACCAAGGTCGCCTTCGTTTCTCAGGGCAACGACTATCTGAACGAGTCGAACGGCGAGCTGCAGCACACCGGCAACATGCTTGATTTTGCCATCAAGGGCGATGCCTGGTTCTCGCTCGATACACCGGCCGGCCGCGTGCTGACGAGGGACGGCCGCTTCACGCTCAAGGATACCGGCGAACTGGTCTCGATCCGCGGATATCCCGTTCTCGACGCCGGCGGCGCGCCGATCCAGCTCAACTCCAAAGGCGGCGAGCCGGCAGTCGGCACCGATGGCATCATCTATCAGGGCGACCGCCAGGTCGGTTCGCTCGGGCTGTTCGAGGCCGATATCAGCAAGGGTTATCTGCGCTACGAAAACAGCGGCATCATGACCACCGACCAGCCGCGCGCCGTCGTCGACCGCTTCAATGTCGGTGTCGAGCAGGGTTATCTCGAAAACTCCAACGTCAACGCCATGCGCGAGATCACCCAGCTGATCGAAGTCAACCGCGCTTTCGAAAGCGTCTCGTCGCTGATGCGTGACAGCGAGGATTCCTTCAAGGAAGCCGTCCAGACGCTTGGGGGTAGTCGCTAA
- the motA gene encoding flagellar motor stator protein MotA — protein MNIIIGFIVTCGCVIGSFMAMGGHVDALFQPFEFVIIGGAGLGSFIMANPMKVVKDSGKALGEAFKHAVPKERNYLDTLGVLYSLMRDLRTKSRNEIEAHIDNPAESTIFQSAPTVLKNKELTAFICDYVRLIIIGNARSHEIEALMDEELNTIMHDKMKPYHAIQIMGDSFPAIGIVAAVLGVIKAMAHINDSPEVLGHLIGSALVGTFLGILLSYCVCSPLVSQIKIVRNKQHRLYVIVKQTLLAYMNGSVPQVALEYGRKTISAYERPSIDAVEQEMMNPGGENKAA, from the coding sequence ATGAATATCATTATCGGATTTATAGTGACTTGCGGCTGTGTCATCGGCAGCTTCATGGCTATGGGCGGCCACGTGGACGCGCTGTTCCAGCCCTTCGAATTCGTGATCATCGGCGGCGCCGGTCTCGGCAGCTTCATCATGGCGAACCCGATGAAGGTGGTGAAGGATTCCGGCAAGGCGCTCGGCGAAGCCTTCAAGCACGCCGTGCCGAAGGAGCGCAACTATCTCGATACGCTCGGCGTGCTCTATTCCTTGATGCGCGACCTGCGCACCAAGTCGCGAAATGAAATCGAAGCCCATATCGACAATCCGGCAGAATCGACGATTTTCCAGTCGGCCCCCACCGTTCTGAAGAACAAGGAACTGACGGCGTTCATCTGCGACTACGTGCGCCTGATCATCATCGGCAATGCCCGCAGCCACGAGATCGAAGCGCTGATGGATGAAGAACTCAACACCATCATGCACGACAAGATGAAGCCCTACCATGCGATCCAGATCATGGGCGATTCCTTCCCGGCGATCGGTATCGTCGCGGCGGTTCTCGGCGTCATCAAGGCGATGGCCCACATCAACGATTCGCCCGAAGTGCTCGGTCACCTGATCGGCTCGGCGCTGGTCGGCACCTTCCTCGGCATTCTCCTGTCCTACTGCGTCTGCTCGCCGCTGGTCTCCCAGATCAAGATCGTCCGCAACAAGCAGCACCGCCTCTACGTCATCGTCAAGCAGACGTTGCTTGCCTACATGAACGGCTCGGTGCCGCAGGTCGCTCTCGAATACGGCCGCAAGACGATCTCGGCTTACGAGCGCCCGTCCATCGATGCGGTCGAACAGGAAATGATGAACCCAGGCGGCGAGAACAAGGCGGCTTAA
- a CDS encoding FliM/FliN family flagellar motor switch protein produces the protein MTMSNASHDKPAMDPALLAKLTGGLGDRGRVAKICSSFGEIYSEFFPDVIKSETGLDVTVNYLGCEIGYKNHLIDDLNSNVTLADVTLRNWSQNVTLACGNGFVITLMEHLLGATADTIEEPADRLLSIIEMDLAVMVFDKIAKVLRSAVNAPGGFEPSLSVPYALEMRARPPEDRPDEFAAAINMSITLAGITSEFSLMVPQTALLKTKVTPPKPKRQSGGSSAEWTEQLGDQVRRSHVTLEAKIRLQDLTLRTISKLMVGDVIPFRDHGDVRVEVSANSKELYVCEFGRSGENYMVRVKDTMNSDDELIRHLMN, from the coding sequence ATGACCATGAGCAATGCTTCGCACGACAAACCGGCAATGGATCCTGCCCTTCTCGCCAAGCTGACGGGCGGGCTTGGCGACAGAGGCAGGGTCGCCAAGATCTGCAGCTCCTTCGGGGAAATCTACAGCGAATTCTTTCCCGACGTCATCAAGAGCGAGACCGGCCTCGACGTGACGGTCAATTATCTCGGCTGCGAGATCGGCTATAAGAACCATCTGATCGACGACCTGAACTCGAACGTCACGCTCGCCGACGTGACGCTGCGCAACTGGTCGCAGAACGTCACGCTTGCCTGCGGCAACGGTTTCGTCATCACGCTGATGGAGCACCTGCTGGGCGCCACCGCCGATACGATCGAGGAGCCGGCCGACCGGCTGCTGTCGATCATCGAAATGGACCTGGCGGTGATGGTTTTCGACAAGATCGCCAAGGTGCTGCGCTCGGCCGTCAACGCGCCCGGCGGTTTCGAACCGAGCCTTTCGGTCCCGTACGCCCTCGAGATGCGCGCCCGGCCGCCGGAGGACCGCCCGGACGAATTCGCCGCCGCCATCAATATGTCGATCACGCTTGCCGGAATCACTTCCGAATTTTCGCTGATGGTTCCGCAGACGGCGCTGCTCAAGACCAAGGTGACGCCGCCGAAGCCGAAGCGCCAGTCCGGCGGCAGCTCGGCGGAATGGACCGAACAGCTCGGCGACCAGGTCCGCCGCTCGCATGTCACGCTCGAGGCCAAGATCAGGCTGCAGGACCTGACCTTGCGCACGATCTCGAAGCTGATGGTCGGCGATGTCATTCCCTTCCGCGATCACGGCGACGTGCGCGTCGAGGTCAGCGCCAACAGCAAGGAATTGTATGTGTGCGAGTTCGGGCGTTCAGGCGAAAACTACATGGTCCGCGTCAAGGACACGATGAACTCGGATGACGAACTCATCCGTCATTTAATGAATTAA
- the fliN gene encoding flagellar motor switch protein FliN: MATKKTQQNSDLSLDMPGSEADLDQAIDDLRGVLKQDADGDLPQFGDDLQNDAFAAGTDLAAFGGEISDSPFGGDDFGGDFGAGNAGAAAGMDFGSSPSFEASPAPLGSALNSNFELIMDIPIDVQIMLGTSRMQVSGLMNLNEGATIALDKKIGEPVEIMVNGRRIARGEITVLDNDDTRFGVKLIEVLSTKKA, encoded by the coding sequence ATGGCTACGAAGAAAACACAGCAGAACAGCGACCTCTCCCTGGATATGCCGGGCAGCGAAGCGGATCTCGACCAGGCGATCGACGATCTGCGCGGCGTGCTGAAGCAGGATGCCGATGGCGACCTGCCGCAGTTTGGCGACGACCTGCAGAACGACGCCTTCGCAGCAGGAACCGATCTGGCGGCTTTCGGCGGCGAGATTTCGGACAGCCCGTTCGGCGGCGACGATTTCGGCGGCGATTTCGGTGCCGGCAATGCCGGCGCGGCTGCCGGCATGGATTTCGGCAGCAGCCCTTCCTTCGAGGCGTCGCCGGCTCCGCTCGGCAGCGCTTTGAATTCCAATTTCGAACTGATCATGGACATTCCGATCGATGTCCAGATCATGCTCGGCACCAGCCGCATGCAGGTCTCCGGCCTGATGAACCTCAATGAAGGGGCGACGATCGCCCTCGACAAGAAAATCGGCGAGCCGGTCGAGATCATGGTGAACGGCCGCAGGATTGCCCGCGGCGAGATTACGGTGCTTGATAACGACGACACCCGATTCGGTGTGAAACTGATAGAAGTTTTGAGTACGAAAAAAGCCTGA